The following coding sequences lie in one Zingiber officinale cultivar Zhangliang chromosome 2B, Zo_v1.1, whole genome shotgun sequence genomic window:
- the LOC122049095 gene encoding uncharacterized protein LOC122049095: protein MVQHLILRTPQADPIPHCFLASLRQCLGSILMVVFKDCIIFMEASTCQMYLVRLHPERPQWVLYHQVVFSNQEEAFLVDGSHQTIFWLHYLRCLMALVSQIEGVLMLLEIMLLVVVILMKSLGQ from the exons ATGGTTCAACATCTAATCTTGCGGACTCCTCAGGCCGACCCTATACCACATTGTTTTCTGGCCAGTCTGCGGCAGTGCCTGGGTTCCATCCTTATG GTGGTCTTCAAGGATTGCATAATATTCATGGAAGCTTCAACCTGCCAAATGTACCTTGTTCGCTTGCATCCAGAGAGACCGCAATGGGTGTTGTACCATCAGGTGGTGTTCAGCAACCAGGAGGAAGCATTCCTAGTGGACGGTTCTCATCAAACAATCTTTTGGTTGCATTATCTTAG ATGCCTCATGGCTCTGGTGTCACAAATAGAGGGGGTATTAATGTTGTTGGAAATCATGCTTTTAGTAGTAGTAATATTAATGAAGTCACTGGGTCAATAA